The window TTTTTTCATCGTTTAATGAACAAAGTGTACTAATTATGCAGACCTGTTTGGGCCTGGAGAAGATGGTGGtttgggtaaaaaaaaaaatacaaattaaccTCTTGGTGTTGACTTCGACCCAAGGATGAAGTCGAGGCAAGAGGCTTAGAATTAGAGATGAACAAGATATACTGAATGCATGCATGGTATTCTAATATTTGATTACGAGACTCATATCCTAATCTTATAAGTTGGACTAAGATAAACCTTGGATCaaattctctataaatatGCCATTATGATTCCATATAAGGTATTTAAGAATTTATGGTAATTTATTCACtactattaatataatttctttagggtttttaaaaaatataacaaaatatttatactggatagaataattttaaaaatgaaagaaggcCACAGACTTACaataaagaatacaaaaaaattccAGTCAATACGTCATTAATTGGCTACAAGCGCAtgaaattcttcttctaaacgattCATGATATGTGATCAATCGTAtaggaaatgatacacgatcgcgtaccaaatatttaaatcatgatatttgttttcaatcaatcatcaaAAGCGAAATTGTTTGGGAGGAGCTTCGGTATCACTTCACTCTAATACACTCACTTAGAGAGAATCTAAGTTCGGTAGAGAAGAATTGTCATCATATCTAGTTGGGTGAAGCTAGgtattcaattcaattgagCTCTACATGTGTCattgtaaacatttttaatttataaataagaacAATGTTCATTATATACTAGTGAATTATCTTTCCTAGGCTTACAACCCCCAAACAATATAGATGAATTAGCACCAAATTGGGGTAACCAATTTCTGCATTATTTCATTCCTCATCCAACAACCTGCTCCAAGAAGAGAACACtttgtttgttatttcaaCTTCCTTACCGTTTGGcctcataattttttcttctttctctttgttaatataatatcaacatCCACGCTTATCTCAACATCCACGCTTATCTCTTGTGCAAAAATAGATACAACCCTAAAAGTTATAAAGGCTTTTGAAAGTAAACCTTGAACATGCATGTGATTTTATTAGTCCAAGAAAAACTTAAGGTCTAAACTTACATGAACCAAAGTtgtaaagtaaataaaaaaagaaaaatagaaaaaggaaaaacccTAATGCTCCTTAACTGAAACCCAACCACTGACTGCCATTAGAGAAAAGGGTAAGAGCCAATtgtattgaaataaaaatgtgaaccaacaaaaaaacaaaacaaaactgaAAAACAGTGAAAGGGAAGATAAGGTCGGCTTAGAAAAACCCACTTTgattgatattattaaaattaaaagaaaaagaaaaaaaagaaagagcacTGAGTGAAACACACAGTGGCCATTAAGCAGCAATGGCAGCTTTGAAACCCACATAATGCTCCCACTAATATTAACCCTCAAaatactctttctttttctattatatttcttctcttcttttgcgGTAGATTCTTGGGTAGGTGGTGGGTTTTggaattgtttttattttcttcactATACCAAACTGGGGTTTGGGTAGAGAATTTCAACCACACAGATTTTATGATTATTGATACACAGTAGATTTTAGTTGAAGTAAGCTTTAAcgttcttaattttttttattaatgatacaAATTGGTATCATTCAACTCAACTTTTgtaagaatttaaatatagGTTTAAAACGTTTCTTTTAACCTCTAAAATAAAACGTTTGAACGTTAACGTATAAATCAAAACCATACTTCAAATTTGAGGATTATTTGGTATAGTAATTTAGCTATTTATTTAGTACTTTTTTGAAGGTTGCTTGTTATCTAGTTGAATTGGGTCAATATTTGTACTTGAGAAATTCTTTCTATCAGctataataactaaattaaaggATGTGAAAACTTCaggtttaaaaaataaaaaatgtgaaagtCTTCTCACTATTATATTGTTAtgtaaaactttaaataagtttttacaacctataaaataaaacatatctTATCGGCCGTGTTTAGTAATCGGAGGATTTTGACCGACtgatttgtaatataaaactcattttattatgatagtttttaacgcaataatttttctcattGTTTTAAAGcttcactatatatatatatatatcatttacgTTTTTTTTGTCTTCAGTTACTCATTTTTTCAACACCCCTCTGAAGTGGAAGGTattacaaaatagtaaaaattacTTTGTCACGTTCAATAAAATTAGCCACTCCAAAACATActttaaatcttcaaaatcaatCATGATCCTATGCAAAACCAAGTTTAAAAGTGCCAAATCAAAggctaaatatattttgaatgatgGACacaatgatattttatagTGATTTGgagtatataaaaaatacaattgtaATTAATCAATCTTTTCAATCAAGATGGCTCGCACTTGACAAGAGAATCTTTGTCAAAACGTTCTTTGTGCTATTGTGACCGTGTTTAGAATATGATGAAAGATGTCATATATGTCAATCTAGCtgaaatatattatatgcatttgttgattttttcttGGGAGCaattagattttcttttaacttcttAACTTAGATTCAATCGTGGACTTCCCACCCATTCATTTTTTGGGGGCAATAATCATCATCCTTAGCAAACTCCACATTCAAAAAACCTATGGCCAAATTGAAATGGTCGGTtccctaaaacataaaaaaaaactatattttatataaaaaaggtTGAGATGttatagaacaaaaaacaatgatgATCATGTTCCACACCCTTTCCCTTCTTGTTATATATAAGTCATCATTCTCCATTTAGAATCTCCAATCCATTTTatccaaaaataaagaacatcATCCCCTTTTAATTTGTCAGCATTTTTCAGTTTATGGGCATTACTTACTTGTTGAGTTTTCTTCCCTTTCAAAATGTATAACTTTGGTCGTTTGATCTCTTCCTTTGCCTTTTCTATGACATTcataatcttcttcttttgccTTTTGTTTCCTGTTCATGGCCGTTGGCATAACCATGcaaagaaacacaaacaaCATTCTCACCATCATGACCATTTCACCATTTCCCAACCTCCTTCTCCTTCCCCTTCGTCAGAACCAGCCGGGAGTCCTCCGGAAGACAATGGAGGGCCGTCATCGTCGTCCATCAACTCCACTAGCATTTTTGATGTACGTCATTTTGGCGCCATTGGAGATGGCACTGCGGACGACACGGCCGCGTTCAAGATGGCATGGGACACAGCATGTCAAAGGAATGACGATGACAACAACGACGACTATGGAGTTATTCTCGTTCCCTATGGCTTCTCCTTTATGATTCAGTCGACTATTTTCACAGGACCGTGCAAAAATGGCGTTGTGTTTCAAGTTGATGGCACTCTTATGGCACCTGACGGGCCTGACGCTTGGCCGAAGGGTTATAGTGCTCACCAATGGTTGGTTTTTTATCGAGTTTATAACATGTCACTTCAAGGAAATGGCCTTATTGATGGTCGAGGCCAAAAATGGTGGGATCTTCCTTGCAAACCTCACAAGGTAAGGGACAACAACGATCATAGTCTAGAAATCTTTTTACTTCATTTCGAGGTCGTTTTGAAAGCTAACTTGAGGTTttgattctatttttaaaGGGGAAAACAATGACAGGACCTTGTGACAGCCCAATTGTAAGTTAAAATTCAGTTCTctataataaaacttttttttttccttttaaagtttgcaaatatatatgaaaaagtcAAGTGAAAAGagttaaaagtgattttttttgaCAGGCTATAAGATTTTTCATGAGCTCAGAGTTGAGAGTTGAAGGAGTTAGAATCAAAGACAGTCCTCAATTCCATTTTAGGTTTGACAACTGTAAAGATGTTTATATTGATTCTCTTCACATAACATCTCCTGCTTTGAGCCCAAACACTGATGGAATCCACATTGAGAATACAAATGGTGTTCagattttcaattcaatagtTGCCAATGGTTAGTCCTCATACACATATAACATTGTTTCCTAATTATCTTCTCTttgcattttaatttctaaaaatgacagaataatttttcaaagtaaaaaccACAGTAGAAATGAGTAGGTGTATCACTATTGGATAATGTTCTCCTTTCtagttttttattacaaaattgtggttttgttttgaaaaaatatatctaaatgcattttttagactaaaacaataaactatttttttttcttttaaaaatttgtgtaAACATTTGGTGTGTTTCAAAGCTAAAGAATTAGAGACatcacaataaatatatatgttaaactCATGACATTTCTtaagaaattagaaacaagaaaaaagaataaaatgttaattataatatatattcttgtattttgatttctcgtttatcattttctatttttgttgcttgtttttacttttaatagtGAAAAACATAACAATTGTATTTGGTAACTATTTGTTCAGtatcttatttattaaaaatatattttaaaaaacgttgAACATACAAACActtttaagttgtttttatttttaaatatttattagtgaTTTTACAATCATTAAAgattatttcataattttttatgttcgAATAACGTTGTActtaaataaagaacaaaattaaatatgtttttaagtAGTTGAAAGgaggaaacaaaaaatgacaaGCGTAAACGttaccaaataattaatttccacatatttaaaatagaactTATGAAGCAACGGCTcctaccaattttttttcacacagGTGATGATTGTGTTTCAATTGGATCGGGTTCATTTAACGTAGAAATAAGAAACATTACATGTGGACCAGGTCATGGAATTAGGTAAACAAATCATGAAAtcttattaaaatttcttctataattaattcttatataacatgtaatttctttttatactcACAACCCTAGTTCTTCATGTCAGCATTGGTAGTCTAGGGAATCACAACTCACGAGCGTGCGTATCGAACATAACAGTTCGGGACTCAATAATTAAGGTCTCAGACAATGGTGTTCGAATCAAGACATGGCAAGGTGGATTTGGTACAGTAAGAGGAGTAAGTTTCAACAATATTAACATGGATAACGTTAGAAATCCTATAATAATTGACCAATTCTATTGCCTCAACAAAGGATGTCTCAATCAAACTTCAGCTGTGGTTGTATCAGATATAAGCTATATTGACATCAAAGGAACTTATGATATTAGAAGCCCACCAATGCATTTTGGTTGTAGTGATTCTATGCCTTGTATGAACCTAACACTTGCCAATATTGAGCTTTTTCCTTCTAGAGGTGACATCTTGTTGGACCCCTTTTGTTGGAATGCTTATGGGAATTTGCAAACCCTAACAATACCACCAATTTCTTGCTTGCTCGAAACCTCCTCAAGGTCTTTCTTGGAAAGTGAAAAGGATTATTGTTAACCTTCATCATTTGACATACCAATTACTTTGTAACATATAGTCAAAATGTATATCACTACTTGAGATGTGTGCTAATTAAggagagtgattttgaaaagatcTCCTTAAAAGTGAATCTCTACAGaatgatattataatatatgtctCTTTAtgatatctattttttttttaccttgtaAGCCAAATATTGTGTTTATGTATTGTAATAGCCAACGTAGATTTAGAGTGaaaagttttaaagaaaaagaaaaaaggtagGATGGAAATTGGGTTTAGGgtatagaaaaagagaaaagagagggagagaacAAAGATTGGGGAGTGAAATATTTGTGTAGACTTTTATTGACAAATTGAATGGTGAAAAAGTGGGGGAGACACTCTTTTTATGGCTTTGGGCACGCCTACACCTAATGGGAATCTACAAATATTATTCCctctaaaacttttttaatttatcatatCTTATCAATACTTGCCTAAATTAAGATTcctattatatattaatcaatACAACACAACCACAGCAAAAAACAATAGAAGGTTACAAATACGTCAGGTTATAaactcaattcattttttcactATAATATGTATTGTttaatgtattatatattatataataatataaactaataattatatatatttttaggttaaattacaaatttagtcaGCATGATTTTAAAACGACAGAATTTAGTCTCTATGGtttacaattaaaatttagtccATTTGGTGTGATAAAATCATACAAAATAGTTTCACTCATAGAATCTATTTATGTGAAATTTGTTAAGCCATAAGAACTATATATGAAGTTTTATCCAATTATAGACTAAATTCTATCTTTCTCCAAACAATAGGGATTAAAAAACttgcaaattaattaattttttaaagtataaattatattagttttataatttataaatatataatatgaaatccatatattttgaaaacataaaatataactctctgttttttttgATTGAATCCCTTCAAATTTCTATCAGATTCTCTATCAAACGAAGGCATACAAAAGAtcttaaaatgatttttattatcCCAAAAGGACAACTTGAAATTGGGCTTATATTATGTGGCCCAGTGACGGCCCAGAATCTGTCAACCTATAGGATTTATGGTTggtttttgagaaatttgtgagaatgaaaaaaataatagagtgGAGTTTGGAAAACAACAAacttacaaaaaataatttcatttttagcaaaattgtaaaagatatataattttttttagattttttcaaCCGATTTCATCGCttgaatgaatatattttattaattcaatgtATTTGTGAAccataaaacaataaaacattaaTACATAATTCCCTTgaatgaatattattttattaactataatgtatttgtgaaccataaaacaataaaacattaaTACATAATTACGGTTACGATGTATTTgaatatcatttaattttataataatattaaataaatatttattttatctattgaTCTCGTTTAACTCAATTCTAGATTCAtgtcttaaatttataacagATTGCTCTATTGCTTAATCGTAGGTTTCGTTGGAagattcaaaaaattaaatttaaaataatatattttacctAAAGTTAtgcattttatataataacaacttcGTATAAATGTGTATATTCAATTATGCATATAGCAATTATTCCATATTCCGATTGAccatattaataataaaaaattgttaaacattatttttggGGAATAAATTGTAACATAAGTAAACTTGTTATGTAATTTTCTATAGATATTATTTACtaccatttaaaaattgattttaaattattgtaaattctCTTAAAATCGTGTTATTGTATTGATATccctaaaataatgataaacataaatttaacatttttggattatttatattaaaaaatatttataaaattattgaatttaaatacctCCAAAATACGTATTGCTCAtaacaaattgaatttaaaattttatcttccCTAAAATCGTGCTAATTGGttgatctttatttttaaaaaattgttttattgtgCCAATGgtatgaataattattttgagacGTGTTTTTAAATTACGTTAATAAGAGTTTTAAATACATCATAATTGTGATCCACAATCTTTAAAATCTTATAGTCATCTATTATACAAACATATTCCAATCAACATATTTGAGAcacaaaaaatgataaaaaatttggtcATCAAGAGGTAGTATCATTACTACTACATATTGAATTCACATATTccaaatacaatttatttcaataagtaaaaaaaaacgagatatgatattgaaaatagcaaaaattcaccatattttgtaaataacattcaaatttggtaaatcttaactaaacatgttattttgtataatttattaaataatacatgatatagttttaataacaatttgaatttaaattttaaatcatttcctaaaattatgtcaaatataaatacaagaatttcattttttttttttatatttttagccGATTTTACTTGTATAGAAGAAAATTCTTATCTGATAGATACAATGTCTTTGTGTATGTTAAAATGATGGAATTAATATAACCTAGAAtcacaaatacattatatttgcaaatcaTTCAGTagtgtaaaaatattaaataaatatttattttcgaagtgaatttgattgaattaatGTTCTCTAGACTTAAGCTTGTAATTTATTCCagattttcttgtttgtaAGTTTCAGATcaagtaattaacaatttatttagttgtggtttttaaaattaaaattgtattttaccCCTATAATTATGATGcatttaatgtatatatgattattctaagaaaattttgatattcccCTGTAATCGTGGTACTTGAttgatttcataaaataatgttaaacataatttcaaaattttaggattaTCTTGTTAATATCCTATATctattttccatatttgttattcaaaaatagattttaaattttgatttgaaaccgccaaaatattagaattgatttaaaagtttataaaaatagttattgttaataataatttgaatttaaaattttatcatcccTAAAATCATGCTAAGATTATCTCTATATCTCCAAAATAAtagcaaacataaatttaacatttttgaattatttatataccaaaatatttatacaaaataaatattttatttttgaaatgaattaattgagaagaaaagatttgttttatttaaattggaaaagaaaaaaaggaaaaggaagatatttaaggaaaaataataatataataatattattgctactattcatcatcatcttcttcactctcACCAAACCGTAGCTGCCGCCGACACCTCCATCTCTGTTCGAGTGTTCTTTGTCCAGTCTAGGTATCCACCTTTGTAGCCATCTCCTCCATTATGTTGATCGAGAACTAAGCCGCAAGGAAACATCTCCTCCGCTGCACGCTGCTAGTCACATGTTTACTTCATCCGAAGCCGAGCGTCTTTGCGTCGCTTGTTCCTTCGTGCGTCGCACGCCCAGCTGCATCGGTCTCCTTCGTCTGCATTTGTTCACCGATTATGCCAAAACTTTCAGCCACCGTCAGTCACCAGATTTTAGTgactttgttgttgttggggTTTTGTGACATACATTATATCTTTTCTAAAACTCAATTGGAAatattgttgtaatttaaacGAGCGAAGAAGAAAATCCATTGAAGAAGCTCACCTTTGCACGAAacgaaaaaaaatctataatcggtttgatgaagaagatggttGTAATcaatttgatgaagaagatggttGACAAGAATAAAATTCTTTGATTTGCATTGAATGTATGAAGATTTTGAAGGTTTCGAGGAGGACGAATCTTGAAGCTCCAATCTTTTTTGCAAATGATCGAAGACTTTGAAGATTTGGTAGAATCTATGAAAGTGGAAGGTAGTGAAGCTGGATTCTTTTCGACTTTAAAGACCTAAATATGCACAATTTCAACAAGaatgtgttatttaattacacGATATTTGGGTTTTAGGTGAACAATTATATTTAGAACTGCTCTTGAATTGGGTAGGGGCATTtgatactttattttatttatttatttttcagatttttcagttttgttattctaataatttaaaaataaatttgctatttttccaaagtaaaCATCTTAATTTGTCATTCTTCTTGTCAGCCCTTGGATTTTTATGATAATGCTAGCATTCAATTTCGCtttgaatttgagaaaatttgtaCACTTTGCCACACATTTTGATGCTtaactaacaaaataaataaataaataaataaaaagtaaaagaaataaaagaaggtagaagttaaatttttttaaaaatagaatagaaaatactattgagatttataatatatattaaataataggATTAGactcaaatattaaaattttcataaatttgttaaactCGAGACATGTGCATTTTGGACATATCTCCGATGCATGTTGGACTTTTTGGACATCAGAGGTTGAGATTGAGGAATGAGTTGGTCCAAAGATCCAACTCCGTTCATTCCTTCGACCTAGTTCGTCTTGTCTTGGCACCTCAAAGATTGAGATATAGGAGGTAATTAGCCTCAAAGGTCAATATTGAGGTTAaaatcttctcttttccttgatttgattttcttttcattcacattttaacgtttgttttttttttttttctttctacgATCATATCCTtaacaaacacaaacacaTATTGACCTTGGaccaaaaaaagagaaatatacCGATAAGTAATACTTTATCAACAAAATCAagttaattacttttatatttcaatcaaggagtatttatttttcatttcttctccaGAAAGAAAACCATATTTCATGTTTACGAATGAACGTAGTTAATAACGATAAGTGTGTACAATgatttattgaataatattattagatgttaaacatttttaaaaa of the Cucumis sativus cultivar 9930 chromosome 3, Cucumber_9930_V3, whole genome shotgun sequence genome contains:
- the LOC101204077 gene encoding polygalacturonase At1g48100 produces the protein MYNFGRLISSFAFSMTFIIFFFCLLFPVHGRWHNHAKKHKQHSHHHDHFTISQPPSPSPSSEPAGSPPEDNGGPSSSSINSTSIFDVRHFGAIGDGTADDTAAFKMAWDTACQRNDDDNNDDYGVILVPYGFSFMIQSTIFTGPCKNGVVFQVDGTLMAPDGPDAWPKGYSAHQWLVFYRVYNMSLQGNGLIDGRGQKWWDLPCKPHKGKTMTGPCDSPIAIRFFMSSELRVEGVRIKDSPQFHFRFDNCKDVYIDSLHITSPALSPNTDGIHIENTNGVQIFNSIVANGDDCVSIGSGSFNVEIRNITCGPGHGISIGSLGNHNSRACVSNITVRDSIIKVSDNGVRIKTWQGGFGTVRGVSFNNINMDNVRNPIIIDQFYCLNKGCLNQTSAVVVSDISYIDIKGTYDIRSPPMHFGCSDSMPCMNLTLANIELFPSRGDILLDPFCWNAYGNLQTLTIPPISCLLETSSRSFLESEKDYC